The following are from one region of the Streptomyces decoyicus genome:
- a CDS encoding DUF6461 domain-containing protein, with protein sequence MNSNATAADYAWLDEDLPGLTEAYCLTLVRGLAPEEVLRRIGAREELRITGVEELAEPAYDAWDEYDGERMFVGVTSVGDWALMVEYNGYLGVTDEVSVPLSRGTRLVSHFRNVNALDHFDWIEDGDIRVTFEPLFANQRHGSAPDSLVAEMRGVGFDLGDSEDGGCELPTEAAFALAERLTGVRLTTEVLAPATFLCGMAALPPRG encoded by the coding sequence ATGAACTCGAACGCGACTGCCGCTGACTATGCCTGGCTCGACGAGGACCTCCCCGGTCTCACCGAGGCGTACTGCCTCACCTTGGTGCGAGGGCTCGCGCCCGAGGAGGTGCTGCGCCGGATCGGGGCGCGGGAGGAGCTGCGGATCACCGGAGTCGAGGAGTTGGCAGAGCCCGCATACGACGCGTGGGACGAATATGACGGGGAGCGGATGTTCGTCGGCGTCACGTCGGTCGGCGACTGGGCCCTGATGGTGGAGTACAACGGGTATCTCGGGGTCACGGACGAGGTGTCCGTGCCGCTCTCGCGCGGTACCCGGCTCGTGTCGCACTTCCGCAATGTCAACGCGCTGGACCATTTTGACTGGATCGAGGACGGCGATATACGCGTCACCTTCGAGCCGCTGTTCGCGAACCAGCGGCACGGCAGTGCCCCGGACAGCCTCGTGGCGGAGATGCGCGGTGTCGGCTTCGACCTCGGCGACAGCGAGGACGGGGGCTGCGAGCTGCCCACCGAGGCCGCGTTCGCGCTGGCGGAGCGCCTGACGGGCGTGCGGCTCACCACCGAGGTCCTGGCCCCCGCCACCTTCCTGTGCGGAATGGCCGCGCTGCCGCCGCGCGGCTGA
- a CDS encoding TetR/AcrR family transcriptional regulator — protein sequence MNGSGEDAEQVPRPKRTDARRNKETLLDAAAAVFVMSGVEAPVRDIAAKAGVGMGTIYRHFPTRADLIIAVYRHQVEACAEAGPALLATSATPYAALEQWINLFVDFLVTKHGLASVLQSDNAGFETLHSYFLDRLVPVCTRLLDAAAASGEIRSDLEAYALMRGVGNLCIGADNDPRYDARPLVGLLVAGLRRTH from the coding sequence GTGAACGGCAGCGGCGAGGACGCGGAGCAGGTGCCCCGGCCCAAGCGGACGGACGCCCGGCGCAACAAGGAGACTCTGCTCGACGCGGCCGCCGCGGTTTTCGTCATGTCGGGCGTGGAAGCGCCGGTACGCGACATCGCGGCCAAGGCCGGCGTCGGGATGGGCACGATCTACCGCCATTTCCCGACGCGAGCGGATCTCATCATCGCCGTCTACCGGCATCAGGTCGAGGCATGTGCCGAGGCCGGTCCGGCCCTGCTGGCGACCAGCGCGACGCCGTACGCCGCACTGGAGCAATGGATCAATCTCTTCGTCGACTTCCTGGTCACCAAGCACGGCCTCGCTTCCGTGCTCCAGTCCGACAACGCCGGCTTCGAGACGCTGCACTCCTACTTCCTCGACCGCCTCGTGCCCGTGTGCACCCGGCTGCTCGACGCCGCAGCCGCCTCCGGCGAGATCCGGTCCGACCTGGAGGCCTACGCGCTCATGCGTGGCGTCGGGAACCTCTGCATCGGCGCGGACAACGACCCCCGCTACGACGCACGTCCTCTTGTCGGGCTCCTTGTCGCAGGACTGCGCAGGACGCACTGA